Within Thermococcus indicus, the genomic segment ACGGGGTCTTTGAGAGAACCGGCGGTGGACTGACGAATTTCGGCGTTGAAGTCGTCGGAAAGGCCGAGGAGCTCGGGATACTGCTTGACCTCAGTCACATCAACGACAGGGGCTTCTGGGACGCCCTGGATGTCACGGCGTTCCCCATCATAGCGTCTCACTCCAACACGAGGAAGCTGTGCGACCATCCGCGGAACCTGACGGACGAGCAGATAAAGGCGATAGCGGAGAGGGACGGTGTAATAGGGGCGGTTGCAATTCCCAGTTTCATTCACCGGGAAAAACCAACGCTGGAGAGGTACGTGGAGCACATAGCTTACATGGTCGATCTGGCCGGCTACCGCCACGTTGGGCTCGGCTTCGACTTCGTTTACTACCTCAAAGGCTGGAGCGGGAGGAGCATTGAGGGCTTCGAGGACGAATCGAGGATACCCTCCCTGATAGAGAGGCTCTCGGAGACCCTCAGTGAGAAAGAAGTCGAGGCGATAACCTTCGAAAACTTCGAGCGCGTTTTTGAGCGGGTCGTGGGTTAGGTTTTTAATGATTTTTTCAAATCCCCTATGGGGAGTGAGAATGGGGACAAAGATAGTTGCTGTTTATGAGAATGGCGTTCTGAGGCCCAAGAACAGGCTTAACCTTCCAGCCGGCACGGAGGTTGAACTGATAATCCGGCCCTCCTTAAAAGGACTCATGAAGCTATTTGAGGGCATAGAGGTCAAGAAGGACGTTGAGAGCACCCTCAAAGAGGCCAGGGAGAGGAAACTATGGGAGTAGTCATAGACTCATCGGTTGTCCTTAAAACATTCGAACGCACCCTCAGGTGATACCATGGAGACCCTTTATTTTCTAACCGCCAGAGACGCGAGAAGACTGCTCTTCGCGAAGGGCGGAGCGAGGCTCAACCTCGACCTGAGGAAAACCAGCCGTTCGTGGCTGGTAACCCTCGACGGGGACGGGTTCATATTCCCAGATGGAACCAGGGTCGAGAGGGACGTCATCGAGAGGATCGCGAGGGACGAGGGTAGCGTTTACTTCGTGAGAGGGGGTGGGGTTTATAAAGCCGCCATCGCAGGAGAGCACTTCTACAAGCTCGTCCCGACGATTCCACCGACGATAGAGATAAACGGCATCAGAATGCACAGGACGAAAGACATCAACCCGCTCCAGGACACAAGGAACAAGGTGAACGCGGTGAAGCCGAAGGAGGGCGAAACGGTTCTCGACACCTGCATGGGGCTAGGATACACCGCGATAGAGTCCGCCAAAAGAGGGGCGTACGTCATAACCATCGAGAAAGACCCCAACGTGCTCGAATTGGCAAGGATAAACCCCTGGAGCAAGGAGCTGTTCACCGGCGGGAGGATTCAGGTGATACAGGGCGATGCCTTCGAGGTGGTGAAGCGCTTTAAGGACGAGACCTTTGACGCCGTTATCCACGACCCCCCCAGGTTTTCCTTGGCAGGCCACCTCTACGGGGAGGAGTTTTACCGCGAGCTGTTCAGGGTTCTCAAACCCGGCGGGAGGCTCTTCCACTACGTCGGCAACCCCGGGAAGAAATACCGCAGAAAAGACTTGCAGAAGGGCGTTATGGAGCGCTTAAGAAAAGCGGGCTTCGTCCGGGTTAAGCGCGTTGAAGAAGCGCTCGGCGTTGTGGGGAAAAAGCCGGGAAAGGAAAAGGGGAAGGATTAAATCCCTCCAACCTCCTCCATCTCCTCGAAGGCTTCGAGGTTCGTGTAGTAGTCCATGAGCTCTGAGATTTCCTTTCTAAGCCTGAAGCTCTTGGCTATCGCTATTCCAAAGCCTATTACCGACGGCCAGGCCAGGAGGAGCAGCAGCTTGGCGTCGCTTATCGGTATCGGCCTTGGGTCGGTGAAGCGGTTGAAGTTCCATATCATGAAGGCTATCATCAGCCAGGCCGTTGAGAAGTTGGTAAGCCCACTACCGCTTTCTCCGAGCTTGAAGCCCGGAACGACGTCCTTGGTGAGGGGTGGGAGCAGGTTGCTTCCCATGAATCCGAGCTGGTCCTCGAAGACGTGGAGCCACTGACCTATCATCGAAGCGAGTGCAAGCTCGGTCGCGTGCTCGTAGCCAATCAGCCTGAAGAAGGCGAAGACGACGAGGCCTATTATCATGCCCATTGTGAGGGAGTGGCTGAAGCCGTGGTGCCAGGGCAGGAACCTGTCCTTGACGACCGTCTTGCCCTTGAACTCAGCCCTCCTGAAGGCTATCTCCGGGCCCGAGAAGGAGTCTATCCTGGTGGGCTTGGGGTAGGTCTTGATGAAGGGAACGCTTACCTTCGCTACCCCGTACTTCCTGTACTCGGGAACGTCGCCGCCTATTGCAACGCCACCTGGCGTTACTATCGGGCCCATCTCGACGCGGACTTCCCTCTTGGGCGGGTCGGGGTGAACCCAGAAGCGCCTGTAAACGTCGCCGGGGAGGCGAATGTTGTGTATCTTGACTATCCTCTCACCCTCGCGGTAGGCCTCCTCAATGGCTCTGGCTATCGTTTCCGCTATGCCCTGCGGGTGGGGGGCATCGCTGACGACGAGCTTAAGCGAGCCGTCCTCCTCGAGGTCGACGTAGCCGAAGACGAGTAACCTCTTGCCCCCCTCGATCCTTCCGAACTCCTCCTCGAAGAACTCGTAGTCATCACCGAAGGCCTCGACGGTTATCTTCCCGGTTCCGTCGTTGAGGGTGAAGACTATGCTGTTGTAGGTCTCGGTTACCGTCTCCTCGCCCCCGTCCTCGCGGAGAACCTTGTAGGAGACCTTCCCGGAACCCCTGGCCAGTATCTCCTCCACCATCCCTTCGATGGCGAAGAACTGGTAGCGGTTCTTTTCGCTCAGCTCGGAAACCTTGACCAGCTTCGGCGCGTAGTGCTTCTTCTCGTCCCAGGGGGCAGGGTCTATCTCATAGTCCCTTCTCGCCAGGAACTTTCCGAACTTGAAGTCCACGAAGTCGGGGAAGTAAGCGGCGGCAGCCGCTATGACCGGAATGAGTATGCCGAGCCTTAAATCACCGACGAGCGCTCCGAAAAAGGTCGCCGCTGCCAAACCAGAGATGTAGTGGGTGAAGCCTCTCATCTCCCATCACCCCAGTCCGAGCAGGTGCATGAAGTAGCCGGTGTGGCCTGTCATGCTGATGAGCACCGGAAGGATAAGCCCTCCGAGGCAGTAGCTCCTCCTGGTGTTGAAGGCGGCCGCCATGAGGCCTATCGCCGTCGAGACGAAGAGCACTGCTAGGCCCATCGGCCCGGTGAGGAGGTAGCTTATGACCACGAGCGTAACTGCAACAACGTAGGAGAGCTTCTTGATGTGGACGACGTTGAAGCTGTTGGCTATGAACCTGGAGAGGTAGTAGGTGAAGAGGAAGCTTATGCCCGCGCTGAGCAAGATGACCCCTATCGCGGCCAGGTACTCGGCGTAGCTCTTGGGGGTGTAGATCGAGCTGACGAGCCAGGCAGCCGCTCCCCTCGTGAGCCTCAGCTGGGGGAGGAAGAGGAGGGTAAACGCGCCAACGTAGTAGATGACCCTGTTCACGCCCTGGCTTATGATGAAGGCATCGTCTCCGCGCTGGCTCGTCATGTGGCCGGCAACTAGCGCGCCCATTCCTCCAGTGATTATCGGATAGACCGCCGCTATGGTTCCTCCTAAAGCGCCGCCGAAGCTGGCCTTGAGGGTGTTGTAGAGGCTACTCTCGACCCTGTCGTCGGGAACCTGCTCCAGCATCGGCGGGTTGGAGAGTATGTTGAGCAGCACCCAAGACATTCCGAAGAAGCCTATGAACATCGGGGTCAAGCGAGTGTATGCGCTCGTCGTCGGTAGAAGGTTGGTGTTCATAACTATGAAGCCCAAGAGGCCGGAGAGGAAAAACACCAGGATTCCGCCGAGTATCTGCCTCCAGGCCAGCCAGAGCCTCTCCCCCGGAGTCCTTCCGCGGTCGCCCTCCTTGGGCCACTCGCTCATGAACATGAAGACCACTATCGCAACCAGGAAGTAGGTGATGTACGGGCTGGTCGCCTGGTAGATCGGCGGGAGGACCCTCGGGAAGATGAAGAGGGCACCCAGCACGAGGAAGAGGGTTCCAGCCACCGCCCCGATGAGGTAGAGGAGCACAGCCTCGTGTCCCCTGCCGAGAAGCAGGTATCTCTGTGTGGGGAAGAGGAGGAATACTGCGCTCTCGTCGGCGACGCTGAAGTAGACACTGGAAATGGCGCTCACGTAGGCGTAGGCGACTATTGCTCCAATAGCGAAGAATGGAAAGGCCTGGACGGGCATCAGCTCGCCCACGCCGAAGACTGCCACCAGTAGGGCCATTATGTTGAATATGTGGAAGCCCGGGATCCAGGATATCAGCGAGCCGAAGATGACTCCCGCGAGGGACCAGATTAAAAGGTCTGAAAGGGGAACCATGGCCATCACCTCACCTCGATGCAGTCTCCCCTGTATGGAATGACCTCAACGGTTCCCTTGTACTCGGCAACGTAGCCCGCAATCCTGACCGTCTGACCCTCGGTGAAGCTCAGGTCTCCCGCAACGCTCTTCGGGATGAATATCACAAGCTCTCCGCTTCCGTCGTCGATGGTCAGCTTGACGAAGGTACTGCCGGTGTAGACGTCCTTGACAGTTCCCTCAACGACCACAGTCGTTCCGAGGAGGTCGAGGGTAACGTCGCCCGTCCTTAATTCCTCCGCCGGAACCGCCTCGACGACGGTTATGGAAACCACCTCCCCGGCGCTGGTGTCGTAGGTTATCCTCAGCGTGCTCCCAGTCCCCGCTTCCCTCGGGTCGGGGAGGAGGGTCCTGGCCACCTTGAGCTTCGTGCTTCCTGTGGAGTCGTGGATAGCCATGTAGTAGGCACCGTTTTCGTAGCCCAGCCCGTCCCAGGTGACGGTGAGGTTCACCCTTCCGGTAGCTTTAGAGAGCTCCGCAACCGTCACCTCCTCGATTTCACCGGTTCCGGAGGGCCTCTCCACCTCGATGGCAGAGAGGTCGTAGACGATTATCTCCGGCTCGTCCCTGTACTCGTCGACATAGCCTGCCAGGTGGACGGTCTGACCCTTGCTCACACTGACGTTGGCCCCTCCAGGAATGAAGACCGCTATCTCACCGCTTCCGTCATCTACAGTCAGCTTGAGGTTGCTTCCGATGATGGCCACGCTGGAAACCGTTCCGTTTATTGCAACAGTCTTACCCTTCATCGAGAGCCCGATTGAGCCGGTCCTGAGGATCGGCGAGGGCTTGGCTCTGGTGACGTTCAGCCCGGTTATCCTGCCGGAGAGCGGGTCGGCTATCACCCTCAGCGTGCTGCCCGTTCCGGCGTTGAGCGGGTTGGGCAGGAGGGAGCGCTCGGCAAGCAGGGTTGCGCTTCCGGTGGGGTCGTGGAAGGTTATGACGTAGTCGGGCTTCTGGTAGGCAATCGAGTCCCAGGTAACGGTAAGGAGGAGCGGCTCTGTGGCGGTTTTGAGGTCACTTACAGTACCCTCAGTTGGCCCGCTGGCTTCCAGCTTCTCGATCGAGGCCGGGTTGAAGAGCACTACCTCCGGCTCGTCGCGGTAGATTTCAACGTATCCTCCAATCTGCACCAGGTCGCCCTTGGCCGGGACGTAGGTCAGCTCGTTGGCCGTTGAGCGCGGCACGAAGACCGGAAGGTTGCCGACGACTATCTTGAGGTTGCCGCTGAGGTTGGCAACGTCGGTGACCTTGCCGACAACCGCGACAAGCTGTCCCTCCATATCCACGGTGACCTCATCTGGTTTGAGCGGAATTGGAGCTATCGGCACCTCTACGGTGATGTTTTCACCCTTCACGAGGTTATCTCCAGCCACCAGGCCCCTTATGACCACCGGACTTCCGGTTCCTGCTTCAAGCGGGTTGAGGTTCAGCAGGGCCTCCCTCGGGAGCGAGGCCTTGACGCCGTCCACGGTGAGGTAGTAGGTGCCGTTGGCGTAGGTGAGGCCCTCGATGGATCCAGCGAAATCGACGAGCTGGCCCTCGTAATCAGCCAGCTGGCCAGCGGTGACCTTTGGGAGCTCTATCTCCTCCGGTGGGAGCGGCTCTCCGAGGGCCCTTATTCCTTCTCCAGTGTAAACAACTACCTCAAGCTTTCCGCGGTACAGTTCAAGGTAGCCACCAACCTCGACTCCGAGGCCGACCTTGAGCTGGGCCTTGGTCTCGTTGGAGAGCTCCGCGAGAGTAGCTGACGGAACGAAGACGTCCAGCCTTCCGGTTCCGTCGTCGATGACGAGCTTGAGGTTCGAGCCTATTCTATCGACCTCTTCGATGTTGCCCTTCACGGCCACTATCGAGCCGCGCATGTCCAGGGTTAGGACGCCGATCGGCTTGAACTCGGTTTTCACTGGCTTGACGGCCTCCAGGTAGGCCGCAACGAGCCTGCCGTCGTCACCCATTCTTCCCGCGACCCTGACCGTGCTCTCGCTCGAGGCGTTGAACGGGTTGAGGTTCGCGAGCACCTCGCGTGGAACGAGGGCGTCGAGATAGTTCCCACCGTCGGTGAGGGTCAGGGCGTAGCGGCCGTTCTCGTAGGTTATTCCGGCTATGGAACCCTCAACCGCAAGCACCATTCCCGGATAGTTGGGTGCCTCGCCTATCGGGACTACCGGGGCTTCCTCGATCGGAGTCACCGCAAGCTGGGTGAGGTTCCTGACGACTATCTCCGGCGAGGTACCCTTGTAGAGGTAGACTATTCCCGGGGCATAGATTGTATCCCCGACCTTAACGGAGAGGTTGTTGAAGACGAGTAGAACCCTCGGAACGAGCACCGAAACGAGGGAATCCCCGGTATCGACGGTCAGCAGGTAGCCG encodes:
- a CDS encoding class I SAM-dependent methyltransferase, which produces METLYFLTARDARRLLFAKGGARLNLDLRKTSRSWLVTLDGDGFIFPDGTRVERDVIERIARDEGSVYFVRGGGVYKAAIAGEHFYKLVPTIPPTIEINGIRMHRTKDINPLQDTRNKVNAVKPKEGETVLDTCMGLGYTAIESAKRGAYVITIEKDPNVLELARINPWSKELFTGGRIQVIQGDAFEVVKRFKDETFDAVIHDPPRFSLAGHLYGEEFYRELFRVLKPGGRLFHYVGNPGKKYRRKDLQKGVMERLRKAGFVRVKRVEEALGVVGKKPGKEKGKD
- a CDS encoding tripartite tricarboxylate transporter permease, which encodes MVPLSDLLIWSLAGVIFGSLISWIPGFHIFNIMALLVAVFGVGELMPVQAFPFFAIGAIVAYAYVSAISSVYFSVADESAVFLLFPTQRYLLLGRGHEAVLLYLIGAVAGTLFLVLGALFIFPRVLPPIYQATSPYITYFLVAIVVFMFMSEWPKEGDRGRTPGERLWLAWRQILGGILVFFLSGLLGFIVMNTNLLPTTSAYTRLTPMFIGFFGMSWVLLNILSNPPMLEQVPDDRVESSLYNTLKASFGGALGGTIAAVYPIITGGMGALVAGHMTSQRGDDAFIISQGVNRVIYYVGAFTLLFLPQLRLTRGAAAWLVSSIYTPKSYAEYLAAIGVILLSAGISFLFTYYLSRFIANSFNVVHIKKLSYVVAVTLVVISYLLTGPMGLAVLFVSTAIGLMAAAFNTRRSYCLGGLILPVLISMTGHTGYFMHLLGLG
- a CDS encoding antitoxin family protein, encoding MGTKIVAVYENGVLRPKNRLNLPAGTEVELIIRPSLKGLMKLFEGIEVKKDVESTLKEARERKLWE
- a CDS encoding metal-dependent hydrolase, which codes for MRGFTHYISGLAAATFFGALVGDLRLGILIPVIAAAAAYFPDFVDFKFGKFLARRDYEIDPAPWDEKKHYAPKLVKVSELSEKNRYQFFAIEGMVEEILARGSGKVSYKVLREDGGEETVTETYNSIVFTLNDGTGKITVEAFGDDYEFFEEEFGRIEGGKRLLVFGYVDLEEDGSLKLVVSDAPHPQGIAETIARAIEEAYREGERIVKIHNIRLPGDVYRRFWVHPDPPKREVRVEMGPIVTPGGVAIGGDVPEYRKYGVAKVSVPFIKTYPKPTRIDSFSGPEIAFRRAEFKGKTVVKDRFLPWHHGFSHSLTMGMIIGLVVFAFFRLIGYEHATELALASMIGQWLHVFEDQLGFMGSNLLPPLTKDVVPGFKLGESGSGLTNFSTAWLMIAFMIWNFNRFTDPRPIPISDAKLLLLLAWPSVIGFGIAIAKSFRLRKEISELMDYYTNLEAFEEMEEVGGI
- a CDS encoding dipeptidase, encoding MIFDAHSDLPTLIHDERMNGRSLVLERNFERFFDPWVRARVMAIWTRPERRGDATAYGFEVLNSLLKDIGESERFELVTTVDGMKKAIEDGKVALWLSLEGGEPIGESLELLELFHRLGLRVLTLTWSLRNAIADGVFERTGGGLTNFGVEVVGKAEELGILLDLSHINDRGFWDALDVTAFPIIASHSNTRKLCDHPRNLTDEQIKAIAERDGVIGAVAIPSFIHREKPTLERYVEHIAYMVDLAGYRHVGLGFDFVYYLKGWSGRSIEGFEDESRIPSLIERLSETLSEKEVEAITFENFERVFERVVG